In Methylocystis echinoides, one genomic interval encodes:
- the nuoI gene encoding NADH-quinone oxidoreductase subunit NuoI produces MRLDQAAKSLFLSEFVGAFLLSMRYFFKPKATINYPHERNPQSPRFRGEHALRRYPNGEERCIACKLCEAICPAQAITIEAGPRRNDGTRRTTRYDIDMVKCIYCGYCQEACPVDAIVEGPNQEFATETREELYYTKERLLENGARWEREIARNIALDSPYR; encoded by the coding sequence ATGAGACTAGACCAAGCCGCCAAGTCGCTTTTCCTCTCCGAGTTCGTCGGCGCCTTCCTGCTGTCGATGCGCTACTTCTTCAAGCCGAAGGCGACGATCAACTATCCGCACGAGCGCAATCCGCAGTCGCCGCGGTTCCGCGGCGAGCACGCGCTGCGCCGCTATCCCAATGGCGAGGAGCGATGCATCGCCTGCAAGCTCTGCGAGGCGATCTGCCCGGCGCAGGCGATCACCATCGAGGCCGGCCCGCGCCGCAATGACGGCACCCGCCGGACGACGCGCTACGACATCGACATGGTGAAGTGCATCTATTGCGGCTATTGCCAGGAGGCCTGCCCGGTCGACGCCATCGTCGAGGGGCCGAACCAGGAATTCGCGACGGAAACGCGCGAGGAGCTCTATTACACCAAGGAGCGCCTGCTCGAGAACGGCGCACGCTGGGAACGCGAGATCGCGCGCAACATCGCGCTGGATTCGCCCTACCGGTAA
- a CDS encoding NADH-quinone oxidoreductase subunit J — MAAVFFYIFATIMIASASVVIFARNPVHSVLFLILAFCNGAGLFLLAGAEFLAMILIVVYVGAVAVLFLFVVMMLDVDFAELKQGFAKYLPVGAAVGVVVLAELGMVAVGWQPAENAKALLETPIAANVSNTAALGQVLYTKYVIFFQASALVLLTAMIGAIVLTLHHKPNVKRQKIDEQNARNRKNVIEIKKVPFRTGV; from the coding sequence GTGGCGGCTGTATTTTTCTACATCTTCGCGACGATCATGATCGCGTCGGCCAGCGTGGTGATCTTCGCCCGCAATCCGGTGCATTCGGTGCTGTTTCTCATCCTCGCCTTCTGCAACGGCGCGGGTCTCTTCCTGCTCGCGGGCGCGGAATTCCTGGCCATGATCTTGATCGTGGTCTATGTCGGCGCCGTGGCGGTGCTGTTCCTCTTCGTCGTCATGATGCTCGACGTGGACTTCGCCGAGCTCAAGCAGGGCTTCGCCAAATATCTCCCGGTTGGCGCCGCAGTTGGCGTCGTCGTGCTCGCCGAACTCGGCATGGTCGCGGTCGGCTGGCAACCAGCCGAGAATGCGAAGGCTTTGCTGGAGACGCCGATCGCCGCCAATGTCTCCAACACGGCGGCGCTGGGGCAGGTGCTCTATACAAAATACGTGATCTTCTTCCAGGCGTCTGCGCTGGTGCTGCTCACCGCCATGATCGGCGCAATTGTGCTGACGCTGCATCACAAGCCCAACGTCAAGCGCCAGAAGATCGACGAACAGAACGCGCGCAACCGCAAGAACGTGATCGAGATCAAGAAGGTCCCGTTCCGGACCGGCGTCTAA
- the nuoK gene encoding NADH-quinone oxidoreductase subunit NuoK — MTIGLTHYLVVAAILFTLGVAGIILNRKNIIVILMSVELILLSVNLNFVAFSQSLGDLVGQVFALFVLTVAAAEAAIGLAILVAFYRNRGTIAVEDINSLKG, encoded by the coding sequence ATGACCATCGGCCTCACGCATTACCTCGTCGTCGCCGCGATCCTGTTCACGCTCGGCGTGGCCGGCATCATCCTGAACAGGAAGAACATCATCGTCATCCTCATGTCGGTGGAGTTGATCCTTCTGTCGGTGAACCTGAACTTCGTCGCCTTCTCGCAGTCGCTCGGCGATCTCGTCGGCCAGGTGTTCGCGCTCTTCGTGCTCACCGTCGCCGCTGCGGAGGCCGCCATCGGCCTCGCGATCCTCGTCGCCTTCTATCGCAACCGCGGCACCATCGCGGTCGAAGACATCAATTCCTTGAAGGGCTGA